Proteins found in one Lysinibacillus fusiformis genomic segment:
- a CDS encoding glutaredoxin family protein — translation MKLYTKTICPKCLWVKSELQRAGLEAEIVNIDHDEQAKQTIIDAGFLSVPVLEMNETFIGDVQEIVSQIELITL, via the coding sequence ATGAAACTTTATACGAAAACAATTTGTCCAAAATGCCTGTGGGTAAAATCTGAATTACAACGTGCAGGACTTGAAGCAGAAATTGTTAACATTGATCACGATGAACAAGCTAAGCAAACCATTATAGATGCAGGTTTTTTAAGTGTGCCTGTTTTAGAAATGAATGAAACCTTTATAGGAGATGTTCAGGAAATTGTTTCTCAAATTGAGTTGATTACCCTATGA
- the dut gene encoding dUTP diphosphatase yields MNLEVKIKKIHNDAMLPMQANPGDAGMDLYSIEAIEIPAGVAKLVKTGIQIELPKGTEAQIRPRSGLALKHSVTVLNSPGTIDEGYRGEIGVILINHGQEPFIVEKSMRIAQMVIQFVPSIQLVEVDELSQTVRGASGFGASGTK; encoded by the coding sequence ATGAATCTAGAAGTAAAAATCAAAAAAATTCACAATGATGCCATGCTACCAATGCAAGCCAACCCTGGTGATGCGGGCATGGATCTCTATTCCATCGAAGCCATAGAGATCCCAGCAGGCGTAGCCAAACTCGTTAAAACAGGTATTCAGATTGAATTACCTAAGGGAACGGAAGCACAAATTCGACCTAGAAGTGGACTAGCATTAAAGCATAGTGTAACTGTACTCAATAGCCCAGGCACAATAGATGAAGGCTATAGAGGCGAAATCGGCGTTATTTTAATCAACCATGGTCAAGAACCATTTATCGTAGAAAAATCCATGCGTATTGCCCAAATGGTTATTCAATTTGTTCCATCCATTCAATTAGTGGAAGTAGACGAATTATCTCAAACGGTCCGTGGGGCATCTGGATTTGGAGCAAGTGGTACGAAATAG
- a CDS encoding PaaI family thioesterase, producing the protein MEELSVERAIQDIYPDDIAWCYGCGRLNDDGHHLRTGWQGEKTITIYTPESKYMGIPGFIYGGLIASLIDCHGTGSAALALHRKNGHEIGDGAEPPRFVTANLNVDFLKPTPQHVPLKAIGTVEEIHPKKWKVETEVYAQDTLCARGTVVLVVMPSTFLNKND; encoded by the coding sequence ATGGAAGAATTAAGCGTAGAAAGAGCAATACAAGATATTTATCCAGATGACATCGCTTGGTGTTATGGGTGTGGCCGACTGAATGATGATGGTCATCATCTGCGCACGGGTTGGCAAGGAGAAAAGACGATCACCATCTATACACCTGAATCAAAATATATGGGTATTCCAGGATTTATTTACGGTGGTTTAATTGCTTCATTAATTGATTGCCATGGAACAGGGTCAGCTGCGCTTGCATTGCATCGTAAAAATGGACATGAAATTGGTGATGGAGCGGAGCCACCTCGATTTGTAACGGCTAACCTTAATGTAGATTTCCTCAAGCCAACACCACAACATGTTCCATTAAAAGCAATTGGGACTGTTGAAGAAATTCATCCGAAAAAATGGAAGGTTGAAACCGAAGTTTACGCTCAGGATACGCTTTGTGCTCGCGGTACAGTAGTTCTTGTCGTAATGCCTAGTACTTTTCTAAATAAAAATGATTAG
- a CDS encoding ArsR/SmtB family transcription factor produces the protein MENTLIEKQLKAAADLNRIKLLACMKNGEVCVCDFVDVLGISQPAVSQHLRKLKEAGIITERKVGTWKHYRLVEEQTPLMKGILAQIQPLNECSCGTDCCDIRGTDHE, from the coding sequence ATGGAAAACACACTAATTGAAAAACAATTAAAAGCAGCAGCTGATTTAAATCGCATTAAATTGCTTGCATGTATGAAAAATGGGGAGGTATGTGTATGTGATTTTGTGGATGTGCTAGGCATATCACAACCAGCAGTTAGTCAACATCTACGAAAATTAAAGGAGGCTGGCATTATTACGGAACGAAAAGTAGGGACTTGGAAACATTACCGTTTAGTAGAGGAGCAAACGCCATTAATGAAGGGCATTTTAGCACAAATTCAACCTTTAAACGAGTGTAGCTGTGGTACAGATTGTTGCGATATAAGGGGAACTGATCATGAGTAA
- a CDS encoding enoyl-CoA hydratase/isomerase family protein → MTNEVLFSVSDGGAATITLNRPKALNSLSTEMLKPIGEKLKEWQANDQIQLIILKGAGEKGFCAGGDIKTLYKARSSQEAFKNAEIFFEEEYQVDMAIYHYPKPIIACLDGIVMGGGVGLTYGASHRIVTERTKWAMPEMNIGFFPDVGAGYFLNQAPGYVGYYLALTASVIQAADVLFTNGADCYMTSDQLDTFLARIEQLDWHTLETSTALGQLMEDYSSTPLTNSDLANLQHKIDQHFSKNTVEEIVESLDNDASKFAQETKQFLLSKSPSSLKITLKQLIDARDKTLEECFATDLILAKNFLRHEDFFEGVRSVVIDKDRNPQYIYQTFNEFTDKDLENFFQDRNATVKK, encoded by the coding sequence CTTAAATTCACTTTCTACTGAAATGCTAAAGCCCATCGGAGAGAAACTGAAGGAATGGCAAGCAAATGACCAAATTCAGCTAATCATCCTAAAAGGAGCTGGTGAGAAGGGATTTTGCGCAGGTGGTGACATTAAAACACTTTATAAAGCTCGCTCCAGTCAGGAAGCTTTCAAAAATGCTGAAATCTTTTTTGAAGAAGAATATCAAGTAGATATGGCGATCTACCACTACCCTAAACCCATTATTGCCTGCCTTGATGGCATTGTCATGGGAGGTGGGGTCGGGTTAACCTATGGGGCAAGCCACCGAATCGTTACTGAACGAACGAAATGGGCTATGCCAGAAATGAATATTGGCTTCTTTCCGGATGTTGGAGCTGGTTATTTCTTAAATCAAGCACCAGGCTATGTAGGATACTACTTAGCCTTAACCGCATCGGTCATCCAAGCTGCGGATGTTCTCTTTACCAATGGCGCAGATTGCTACATGACAAGCGATCAGTTAGACACTTTCCTAGCGCGCATTGAACAATTAGACTGGCATACATTGGAGACCAGCACAGCTCTAGGCCAATTAATGGAGGACTATTCAAGTACACCTTTAACAAACAGTGACCTTGCCAACCTCCAACATAAGATCGATCAGCATTTCTCAAAAAATACCGTGGAAGAGATAGTTGAATCCTTAGACAATGACGCAAGTAAATTTGCGCAAGAAACAAAGCAGTTCCTTCTATCTAAATCTCCATCATCGTTAAAGATTACGTTAAAGCAACTGATAGATGCTCGAGATAAGACATTAGAGGAATGCTTTGCGACAGATTTAATCTTGGCTAAAAACTTTTTAAGACATGAGGATTTCTTTGAAGGTGTACGCTCTGTCGTCATTGATAAAGACCGAAATCCACAGTATATCTATCAAACATTCAATGAATTTACAGATAAAGACCTAGAAAATTTCTTTCAAGATCGTAATGCGACAGTAAAAAAGTAA
- the nrdF gene encoding class 1b ribonucleoside-diphosphate reductase subunit beta: MSNIIYEAVNWNKATSELAQIFWDQQWKQIWFPEEIAVSKDIKQWKSFEHQDTYKKVFAGLTLLDTVQTNIGMNRVAAYTDDLQEKAVLTVFDAFEAIHAKSYSYIFTTLCTNEEIDELFEWVKKNEFLQYKANKIADIYNSIEEGNPESLWKAMFSSVMLESFLFYSGFFYPLYLGGQGFLRNSAEIISLILRDESIHGVAVGFFAQNLFKQFSKEKQEELHLWGYELLLDLYQNEMKYTDDIYAETGLSPEVRAYVRYNANKALMNVGFEAMFPEEEVNPIVMNGIRNEGSTYDFFSQKGATYAKAKVAPITDDTFNFNR; encoded by the coding sequence ATGTCAAATATAATCTATGAGGCCGTCAATTGGAATAAAGCAACAAGTGAGCTTGCCCAAATATTTTGGGATCAGCAATGGAAGCAAATTTGGTTTCCTGAAGAAATTGCGGTCAGTAAAGATATTAAGCAATGGAAAAGCTTTGAACATCAAGACACATATAAAAAAGTATTTGCAGGATTAACCTTACTAGATACTGTACAAACAAATATAGGAATGAATCGTGTTGCCGCTTATACAGACGATTTACAGGAGAAGGCTGTCCTAACTGTTTTTGATGCATTTGAGGCCATCCATGCCAAATCTTACTCTTATATTTTCACAACGCTTTGTACAAATGAAGAAATAGACGAGCTATTTGAGTGGGTCAAGAAAAATGAATTCCTACAGTATAAGGCAAATAAAATTGCAGATATTTATAATAGTATTGAAGAAGGCAATCCAGAGAGTTTATGGAAAGCAATGTTCTCATCCGTCATGCTCGAATCCTTCCTTTTCTATTCTGGCTTTTTCTATCCATTGTACTTAGGAGGACAAGGCTTCCTACGAAACAGTGCTGAAATTATTTCACTTATTTTGCGTGACGAATCTATCCATGGTGTAGCAGTTGGATTTTTTGCTCAAAATCTATTCAAGCAATTTTCAAAGGAAAAGCAAGAAGAGCTACATTTATGGGGCTATGAGTTATTATTAGATTTATATCAAAATGAAATGAAATATACCGATGATATTTATGCGGAAACAGGATTATCGCCTGAAGTGAGAGCGTATGTACGTTATAATGCTAATAAAGCACTAATGAATGTCGGCTTTGAAGCCATGTTCCCAGAAGAGGAAGTCAATCCGATTGTGATGAATGGTATTCGTAATGAAGGCTCCACATATGATTTCTTTTCACAAAAGGGTGCTACCTATGCCAAGGCAAAAGTTGCGCCGATCACAGATGACACATTCAATTTTAATCGTTAA
- the nrdI gene encoding class Ib ribonucleoside-diphosphate reductase assembly flavoprotein NrdI produces MIVYASRTGNVRNVVSKLKAEAIELSEELRLNKPYLLITYTDGLGDIPAKVQRFLEKNRDFCKGVVASGNSNFGHHVFGAAGEKIATTYHVPLVRKLDLRGNQTDYEAIQTFYETRVMR; encoded by the coding sequence ATGATCGTTTATGCAAGTCGTACAGGCAATGTCCGAAATGTTGTATCCAAATTAAAGGCAGAAGCTATCGAGCTCTCTGAAGAATTGCGACTGAATAAGCCGTATCTTTTAATTACCTACACAGATGGTTTAGGTGACATTCCAGCGAAGGTGCAACGCTTTTTAGAAAAAAACAGAGATTTTTGTAAAGGAGTAGTTGCCAGTGGCAATAGTAACTTTGGCCATCATGTATTTGGCGCTGCTGGTGAGAAAATTGCTACTACCTATCATGTACCCTTAGTAAGGAAATTAGATTTACGAGGCAATCAAACAGATTATGAAGCAATACAAACGTTTTATGAAACGAGGGTAATGAGATGA
- the nrdE gene encoding class 1b ribonucleoside-diphosphate reductase subunit alpha, which translates to MKTYLKLNNDVLNRYSTTGLLELEKDREATRRYFLEYVNVRLRYFIDIEEKIRYLVDEGYYEKAFIDMYEMEFIKKLYKKAYDYNFRFPSFMSASKFYDSYAMKSRDGEEILEKYEDRIVIIALYLAQGNTALAERSVEAMMEAYQPATPTALNSGKKARGELVSCFKLSMDDSMNSIAENIGYCLELSRLGGGVGVNLTDLRPLGDPIKEILNRASGVIPVAKLLENSFSYSNQLGQRNGSGVVYLNIFHADIENFISSKKPNADDKIRLATLSTGIIIPSIFFELMKRDKDIVLFSPYDIYKEYGKRMSEISISEMYYELLDNPKIRKIKRLNARKLYTEVKKAQFESGYPFEIFDDNVNKVHPLKNIGRVKMSNLCTEILQVQETSIITDQDQPNDYGLDVSCNLGSIDIHAASKVNDFGALVDTAMHLLTNVSQMTHIKNVPSVAKANQLMHSVGLGCMNLHGHLVTEGILYGSKDSIDFMDHFMEAMNYYSLKSSMEMAKEKAATFYRFEDSDYASGSYFDQYITKTEEELSPVVLKALGNIPIITNKMWETLKQDVMQYGLFHSYRLAIAPTGSISYIRSCTASIAPCTERVEVRDYADSRTIYPMPHLTNDNSHLYVEAYDVNPYDLIDLYAASQKHVDQGISMTLYVTDNWTTEQLAKVYIYAWVKGIKSVYYVRQRLQSLEECVACQI; encoded by the coding sequence ATGAAAACCTATTTAAAGCTTAATAATGACGTACTGAATCGTTATAGTACAACTGGATTACTTGAGTTAGAAAAAGATCGTGAAGCTACGCGCCGCTACTTTTTAGAGTATGTCAACGTACGTTTGCGTTATTTTATAGATATTGAGGAAAAAATCCGCTATTTAGTTGATGAGGGCTACTATGAGAAAGCATTTATCGACATGTACGAAATGGAATTTATTAAGAAGTTGTATAAAAAAGCCTATGATTATAATTTCCGTTTCCCATCCTTTATGAGCGCCAGCAAGTTTTATGATAGCTATGCTATGAAAAGTCGTGACGGCGAAGAGATTTTAGAAAAATATGAGGATCGTATTGTTATTATTGCTTTGTATTTAGCTCAAGGCAACACAGCTTTAGCAGAACGTTCTGTCGAAGCGATGATGGAAGCCTATCAACCTGCCACACCAACTGCATTGAATAGTGGCAAGAAAGCACGTGGTGAATTAGTAAGCTGCTTTAAATTATCAATGGATGACTCCATGAATAGTATTGCCGAAAACATTGGCTATTGTTTAGAGCTATCACGCCTTGGTGGTGGGGTTGGGGTCAACTTAACAGATTTACGCCCTTTAGGGGATCCAATTAAAGAGATACTGAATCGTGCAAGTGGTGTCATCCCAGTTGCGAAACTGTTAGAAAATTCTTTCAGTTATTCGAATCAGCTAGGGCAACGAAATGGCTCTGGTGTTGTTTATTTAAATATTTTTCATGCAGATATAGAAAATTTTATTTCATCCAAAAAACCGAATGCCGATGATAAAATTCGCCTCGCAACCCTTTCAACAGGAATTATTATACCTAGTATTTTCTTCGAACTGATGAAACGCGATAAAGATATTGTTTTGTTTAGCCCATATGATATATATAAAGAATATGGCAAACGTATGTCTGAGATCTCCATCTCAGAAATGTATTACGAGCTACTTGATAACCCTAAAATTCGTAAAATCAAACGTTTGAATGCACGTAAGCTTTACACAGAGGTGAAAAAAGCACAATTTGAATCGGGCTATCCGTTTGAAATCTTTGATGATAATGTCAATAAGGTACATCCTTTAAAAAACATTGGTCGCGTAAAAATGTCCAATCTATGTACCGAAATTCTGCAAGTGCAAGAGACAAGTATCATTACGGACCAAGATCAACCAAATGACTATGGACTCGATGTATCGTGTAACTTAGGGTCTATTGATATCCATGCAGCAAGTAAAGTCAATGATTTCGGCGCATTAGTCGATACAGCCATGCACTTATTAACGAATGTATCGCAAATGACACATATCAAGAATGTACCGTCAGTTGCAAAAGCCAATCAATTAATGCATTCTGTAGGGCTTGGCTGTATGAACCTTCATGGGCATCTCGTGACGGAGGGCATCTTGTACGGCTCAAAAGATTCGATTGATTTCATGGATCACTTTATGGAAGCGATGAACTATTACTCACTGAAATCTTCGATGGAAATGGCGAAAGAAAAAGCTGCAACCTTCTACCGATTTGAGGACAGTGATTATGCATCAGGTAGCTATTTTGACCAATATATAACTAAGACTGAAGAAGAGCTATCACCTGTTGTGTTGAAAGCACTTGGCAATATTCCAATCATTACGAACAAGATGTGGGAAACGTTAAAGCAGGATGTAATGCAATACGGTCTATTCCATTCCTATCGTTTGGCTATTGCTCCAACTGGCAGTATCTCATATATTCGTAGCTGTACGGCTTCAATCGCACCATGTACAGAGCGCGTAGAGGTTCGTGATTATGCTGATAGTAGAACGATTTATCCAATGCCTCATTTAACAAATGACAACAGCCATTTATATGTGGAGGCATATGATGTAAATCCGTATGATTTAATTGATTTATATGCAGCTTCTCAAAAACACGTTGACCAAGGTATTTCCATGACGCTTTATGTGACGGACAATTGGACAACCGAACAATTGGCTAAAGTATACATTTATGCATGGGTAAAGGGCATTAAATCCGTTTACTATGTTCGTCAACGATTACAAAGCTTAGAGGAGTGTGTAGCATGTCAAATATAA
- a CDS encoding L-lactate permease encodes MLLALLPLISIMFMIFVLKKSSIFTGIVACMLTAAIALSPIFNSNIMNLTEPIIKSFLTTSIIAYILFFGIFLFHLMDKAGAIKGIASSITKATNDKIYQILILALGLSPLIESVSGFGLAVIVIAPLLIALGFSPIQSSLIALVSLCIIPWGTLAMGTIIGATLGNVELEKMGMGSALMCIPIYIYYALVVVYIGVGLSALKKRLFTILFVGFLLGASVWLCNRFVSVELAGLFGSLAVISVLFLMIKQQNKKTSSTSKLEKESNSIKNIMPYLLLIVLLFISRIVIPLKEYLSNTWTLTIEKYNFELSILYSPGFFLFIVCIFTIFFYRLQAFEIRESSISTFKKCYPVILTTFLYVVVSEIMSEAKMIQLLSLLAAQSFGQFYVFISPLVGAIGGFLTGSNTASNTMFIRLQTETALHIGMSPILVACAQNVSSSLMTMVNPSRVALSCSVCKIRSHENEIQKKMLFVGLGTLAIILIELLLLFIFQ; translated from the coding sequence CAGTATTATGTTTATGATTTTCGTTTTAAAAAAATCTTCCATCTTCACTGGAATCGTTGCCTGTATGTTAACGGCAGCAATTGCTCTATCCCCTATTTTTAATAGTAACATAATGAATTTAACCGAACCTATTATAAAAAGCTTTCTTACTACGTCAATTATTGCTTATATTTTATTTTTCGGTATTTTTTTATTTCATTTAATGGATAAAGCAGGTGCAATCAAAGGCATAGCTTCTTCTATTACAAAAGCGACTAATGATAAAATTTATCAAATTCTCATTTTAGCATTGGGATTATCGCCTTTAATTGAATCTGTTAGTGGCTTTGGTTTAGCAGTCATTGTCATAGCTCCTTTACTAATTGCTTTAGGGTTTAGTCCTATTCAGTCTTCCCTTATTGCGTTAGTTAGTTTATGTATTATTCCCTGGGGAACGCTTGCCATGGGAACAATAATTGGCGCAACCTTAGGTAATGTAGAGCTTGAAAAGATGGGAATGGGAAGTGCCTTGATGTGTATTCCCATTTATATTTATTATGCATTAGTAGTGGTTTACATAGGTGTAGGGCTAAGTGCTTTGAAAAAAAGACTATTCACAATCCTATTTGTGGGTTTTCTGTTAGGGGCTTCAGTTTGGTTATGTAATCGATTTGTTAGTGTGGAGCTTGCTGGATTGTTTGGATCTTTAGCAGTCATTTCCGTTCTATTTTTAATGATTAAACAGCAAAATAAAAAAACGTCTAGCACGTCTAAATTAGAAAAAGAATCGAATAGCATTAAAAATATAATGCCGTATCTGCTTTTAATAGTACTATTATTTATATCAAGAATTGTCATACCTCTTAAAGAGTATTTATCTAATACATGGACATTAACTATTGAAAAATATAATTTCGAATTATCAATTTTATATTCGCCTGGTTTTTTTCTATTTATCGTTTGTATTTTCACGATCTTCTTTTATCGACTACAAGCATTCGAAATAAGAGAAAGTAGTATTTCAACTTTTAAAAAATGTTATCCGGTTATACTGACAACCTTTTTGTATGTAGTTGTTTCAGAAATCATGTCTGAGGCAAAAATGATTCAGTTACTATCTTTACTAGCTGCACAATCCTTTGGGCAATTTTATGTATTTATTTCTCCATTAGTCGGTGCAATTGGTGGCTTTTTAACTGGAAGTAACACGGCTTCCAATACAATGTTTATTAGATTACAAACAGAAACAGCCCTTCATATAGGTATGTCACCTATCCTAGTAGCGTGTGCTCAAAATGTAAGTTCTTCTTTGATGACTATGGTCAATCCATCACGCGTAGCCTTAAGCTGTTCGGTTTGTAAAATAAGGTCACATGAAAATGAAATTCAAAAAAAGATGCTTTTTGTTGGTTTAGGTACTCTAGCTATTATTTTAATTGAATTATTACTTCTTTTTATATTCCAATAA